In Mytilus trossulus isolate FHL-02 chromosome 14, PNRI_Mtr1.1.1.hap1, whole genome shotgun sequence, a genomic segment contains:
- the LOC134697514 gene encoding BTB/POZ domain-containing protein 2-like has product MLYAAEKYQIVSLIFQCEDFLQKNLCITNACTIYNQAKVFSLKALQNKELHFISKNAGEVFKSDDFLAISSEDMNDFLKLDSLCISEVTLFQSMLKWADTSLRKSRKSITGGTRREELVQHGVLYLLGFPQFSLEDFTELVVPSGILSSDEQLHIFKAITMKSSLQAKHSLFRVQPRMKYCITEIFVDQLIPSNITNIAIMFGYGNRNETISFKASTNIRIVSLNIKPKYQGLVPSLPTPTIQCAVGGVTK; this is encoded by the coding sequence ATGTTGTACGCTGCAGAGAAATACCAAATTGTGTCTTTGATATTTCAATGTGAAGACTTCTTACAAAAGAACCTGTGCATCACCAACGCTTGTACGATTTACAACCAGGCAAAAGTGTTTTCTCTAAAGGCATTACAAAACAAAGAATTACATTTCATATCGAAGAATGCAGGTGAGGTATTTAAAAGTGACGACTTTCTTGCAATATCCTCTGAAGATATGAACGATTTTCTCAAACTTGATTCTCTGTGTATTTCTGAAGTGACATTATTTCAATCCATGCTTAAATGGGCTGATACTAGCTTACGTAAATCAAGAAAGTCCATCACAGGAGGGACACGACGCGAAGAACTTGTACAACATGGTGTGTTATACCTTTTGGGATTTCCGCAGTTTTCACTTGAAGATTTTACTGAATTAGTCGTGCCAAGCGGAATTTTGAGTAGTGACGAACAACTACATATATTTAAAGCTATAACAATGAAGTCTTCGCTGCAAGCCAAACATAGTTTATTTAGAGTACAACCAAGAATGAAATATTGCattacagagatttttgttgaTCAGTTAATTCCATCAAATATTACCAATATAGCTATCATGTTTGGATATGGAAATAGGAATGAAACAATCTCTTTTAAAGCATCTACAAATATACGAATAGTTTCGTTAAATATTAAACCAAAGTATCAGGGACTGGTACCGTCTCTACCTACACCAACAATCCAGTGTGCTGTCGGTGGAGTAACCAAGTAA